From Salvia splendens isolate huo1 chromosome 3, SspV2, whole genome shotgun sequence, a single genomic window includes:
- the LOC121796025 gene encoding carboxyl-terminal-processing peptidase 2, chloroplastic-like isoform X5: MQFEILRCLQSPDQSKAFKNFPRSFWWRNKRLALHCSFFGLKTECIPRLRKISISLQKEVKRVETLNNIIPSFSLHLIVGVMLFIALGVTVTKTPSWALTEENLLFLEAWRAVDRAYVDKTFNGQSWFRYRENALRTEPMNTREETYAAIRKMVATLDDPFTRFLEPKKFKSLRSGTRSTVTGVGLSIGYPKKDTSDSGLVVISAAPGGPAFKAGVLSGDFILAIDDSSTESMEIYDAAERLQGPEGSKVELAVRHGSETRHLSLIREKVLLNPVKSRVCRPAGLGEDGPLVGYIKLTSFTQNASDAVREAIETMRGNNVNSFILDLRDNSGGLFPEGVEIAKIWLDKGVIVYICDSQGVRDIYETDGSNATASSEPLVVLVNKGTASASEILAGAFKDNKRAVLIGEPTYGKGKIQSVFELSDGSGLAITVARYETPAHIDIDKVGIIPDRTLPVSFPNDEDSFCGCLQDPASACYLNKVELFSR, encoded by the exons ATGCAATTCGAGATTCT TCGATGCCTTCAG TCTCCTGATCAGAGCAAAGCATTCAAGAATTTTCCCCGGTCGTTTTGGTGGCGCAATAAGAGACTTGCACTACATTGTAGTTTCTTTGGCCTCAAGACTGAATGTATTCCCAGGCTCAGGAAAATTTCCATCAGCCTACAGAAAGAAGTGAAACGCGTAGAAACACTTAACAATATCATTCCTTcgttttctctccatcttatAGTTGGAGTGATGCTTTTCATTGCATTAGGTGTCACAGTCACCAAAACTCCGTCAT GGGCCCTTACTGAAGAAAATCTTCTATTTTTGGAAGCATGGAGAGCAGTAGACCGTGCCTATGTCGATAAAACTTTCAATGGGCAGAGTTGGTTTAGGTATAGAGAAAACGCACTGCGCACTGAACCTATGAACACAAGAGAAGAGACTT ATGCTGCTATAAGGAAGATGGTTGCTACTCTAGATGATCCTTTTACTAGGTTCTTGGAGCCTAAAAAGTTTAAGAGTCTGCGG TCAGGAACACGGAGTACTGTTACTGGAGTCGGGCTATCTATAGGGTACCCTAAGAAAGATACATCGGATTCTGGACTAGTGGTTATTTCAGCTGCTCCAGGAGGTCCTGCATTCAAGGCCGGAGTTCTATCGGGGGATTTTATTCTTGCAATAGATGATTCTAGTACAGAAAGCATGGAAATATATGACGCTGCTGAGCGCTTGCA GGGACCAGAAGGAAGTAAAGTGGAGTTAGCTGTACGCCATGGTTCTGAGACAAGGCACCTATCTTTAAT ACGAGAGAAAGTTTTATTAAATCCAGTGAAGTCCCGAGTATGCAGACCTGCTGGTTTGGGAGAGGATGGTCCTCTGGTTGGATATAtaaaacttacatcattcacccaAAATGCTTCTG ATGCTGTGAGGGAAGCAATTGAAACAATGAGGGGGAACAATGTAAATTCCTTCATACTGGACCTCCGTGATAATAG TGGCGGCCTGTTTCCTGAAGGAGTAGAAATTGCTAAAATTTG GTTGGACAAAGGTGTGATCGTATACATCTGTGATAGTCAAGGAGTTAGAGATATATACGAGACAGATGGAAGCAATGCAACAGCATCCTCAGAACCCCTAGTTGTGCTG GTCAACAAAGGAACTGCAAGTGCAAGTGAAATTCTAGCCGGTGCTTTCAAGGACAACAAGCGCGCCGTCCTCATTGGAGAACCTACATATGGAAAAGG TAAAATTCAGTCAGTTTTTGAGCTCTCTGATGGTTCTGGCTTGGCTATAACTGTTGCCCGTTACGAAACACCTGCCCACATAGATATTGATAAG GTTGGGATAATTCCAGACCGGACTCTACCTGTTTCATTTCCTAATGACGAAGATAGTTTCTGCGGCTGCCTTCAAGATCCTGCATCTGCTTGCTACTTGAACAAGGTCGAGCTATTCTCTAGATGA
- the LOC121796025 gene encoding carboxyl-terminal-processing peptidase 2, chloroplastic-like isoform X7, with protein MLFIALGVTVTKTPSWALTEENLLFLEAWRAVDRAYVDKTFNGQSWFRYRENALRTEPMNTREETYAAIRKMVATLDDPFTRFLEPKKFKSLRSGTRSTVTGVGLSIGYPKKDTSDSGLVVISAAPGGPAFKAGVLSGDFILAIDDSSTESMEIYDAAERLQGPEGSKVELAVRHGSETRHLSLIREKVLLNPVKSRVCRPAGLGEDGPLVGYIKLTSFTQNASDAVREAIETMRGNNVNSFILDLRDNSGGLFPEGVEIAKIWLDKGVIVYICDSQGVRDIYETDGSNATASSEPLVVLVNKGTASASEILAGAFKDNKRAVLIGEPTYGKGKIQSVFELSDGSGLAITVARYETPAHIDIDKVGIIPDRTLPVSFPNDEDSFCGCLQDPASACYLNKVELFSR; from the exons ATGCTTTTCATTGCATTAGGTGTCACAGTCACCAAAACTCCGTCAT GGGCCCTTACTGAAGAAAATCTTCTATTTTTGGAAGCATGGAGAGCAGTAGACCGTGCCTATGTCGATAAAACTTTCAATGGGCAGAGTTGGTTTAGGTATAGAGAAAACGCACTGCGCACTGAACCTATGAACACAAGAGAAGAGACTT ATGCTGCTATAAGGAAGATGGTTGCTACTCTAGATGATCCTTTTACTAGGTTCTTGGAGCCTAAAAAGTTTAAGAGTCTGCGG TCAGGAACACGGAGTACTGTTACTGGAGTCGGGCTATCTATAGGGTACCCTAAGAAAGATACATCGGATTCTGGACTAGTGGTTATTTCAGCTGCTCCAGGAGGTCCTGCATTCAAGGCCGGAGTTCTATCGGGGGATTTTATTCTTGCAATAGATGATTCTAGTACAGAAAGCATGGAAATATATGACGCTGCTGAGCGCTTGCA GGGACCAGAAGGAAGTAAAGTGGAGTTAGCTGTACGCCATGGTTCTGAGACAAGGCACCTATCTTTAAT ACGAGAGAAAGTTTTATTAAATCCAGTGAAGTCCCGAGTATGCAGACCTGCTGGTTTGGGAGAGGATGGTCCTCTGGTTGGATATAtaaaacttacatcattcacccaAAATGCTTCTG ATGCTGTGAGGGAAGCAATTGAAACAATGAGGGGGAACAATGTAAATTCCTTCATACTGGACCTCCGTGATAATAG TGGCGGCCTGTTTCCTGAAGGAGTAGAAATTGCTAAAATTTG GTTGGACAAAGGTGTGATCGTATACATCTGTGATAGTCAAGGAGTTAGAGATATATACGAGACAGATGGAAGCAATGCAACAGCATCCTCAGAACCCCTAGTTGTGCTG GTCAACAAAGGAACTGCAAGTGCAAGTGAAATTCTAGCCGGTGCTTTCAAGGACAACAAGCGCGCCGTCCTCATTGGAGAACCTACATATGGAAAAGG TAAAATTCAGTCAGTTTTTGAGCTCTCTGATGGTTCTGGCTTGGCTATAACTGTTGCCCGTTACGAAACACCTGCCCACATAGATATTGATAAG GTTGGGATAATTCCAGACCGGACTCTACCTGTTTCATTTCCTAATGACGAAGATAGTTTCTGCGGCTGCCTTCAAGATCCTGCATCTGCTTGCTACTTGAACAAGGTCGAGCTATTCTCTAGATGA
- the LOC121796025 gene encoding carboxyl-terminal-processing peptidase 2, chloroplastic-like isoform X3, whose translation MEVILGSSAAFAAAPVCYSCRNPTAYSSESPDQSKAFKNFPRSFWWRNKRLALHCSFFGLKTECIPRLRKISISLQKEVKRVETLNNIIPSFSLHLIVGVMLFIALGVTVTKTPSWALTEENLLFLEAWRAVDRAYVDKTFNGQSWFRYRENALRTEPMNTREETYAAIRKMVATLDDPFTRFLEPKKFKSLRSGTRSTVTGVGLSIGYPKKDTSDSGLVVISAAPGGPAFKAGVLSGDFILAIDDSSTESMEIYDAAERLQGPEGSKVELAVRHGSETRHLSLIREKVLLNPVKSRVCRPAGLGEDGPLVGYIKLTSFTQNASDAVREAIETMRGNNVNSFILDLRDNSGGLFPEGVEIAKIWLDKGVIVYICDSQGVRDIYETDGSNATASSEPLVVLVNKGTASASEILAGAFKDNKRAVLIGEPTYGKGKIQSVFELSDGSGLAITVARYETPAHIDIDKVGIIPDRTLPVSFPNDEDSFCGCLQDPASACYLNKVELFSR comes from the exons ATGGAAGTGATTTTGGGAAGCTCCGCCGCTTTTGCCGCCGCTCCCGTCTGCTATTCTTGCAGAAATCCCACTGCTTACTCTTCCGAG TCTCCTGATCAGAGCAAAGCATTCAAGAATTTTCCCCGGTCGTTTTGGTGGCGCAATAAGAGACTTGCACTACATTGTAGTTTCTTTGGCCTCAAGACTGAATGTATTCCCAGGCTCAGGAAAATTTCCATCAGCCTACAGAAAGAAGTGAAACGCGTAGAAACACTTAACAATATCATTCCTTcgttttctctccatcttatAGTTGGAGTGATGCTTTTCATTGCATTAGGTGTCACAGTCACCAAAACTCCGTCAT GGGCCCTTACTGAAGAAAATCTTCTATTTTTGGAAGCATGGAGAGCAGTAGACCGTGCCTATGTCGATAAAACTTTCAATGGGCAGAGTTGGTTTAGGTATAGAGAAAACGCACTGCGCACTGAACCTATGAACACAAGAGAAGAGACTT ATGCTGCTATAAGGAAGATGGTTGCTACTCTAGATGATCCTTTTACTAGGTTCTTGGAGCCTAAAAAGTTTAAGAGTCTGCGG TCAGGAACACGGAGTACTGTTACTGGAGTCGGGCTATCTATAGGGTACCCTAAGAAAGATACATCGGATTCTGGACTAGTGGTTATTTCAGCTGCTCCAGGAGGTCCTGCATTCAAGGCCGGAGTTCTATCGGGGGATTTTATTCTTGCAATAGATGATTCTAGTACAGAAAGCATGGAAATATATGACGCTGCTGAGCGCTTGCA GGGACCAGAAGGAAGTAAAGTGGAGTTAGCTGTACGCCATGGTTCTGAGACAAGGCACCTATCTTTAAT ACGAGAGAAAGTTTTATTAAATCCAGTGAAGTCCCGAGTATGCAGACCTGCTGGTTTGGGAGAGGATGGTCCTCTGGTTGGATATAtaaaacttacatcattcacccaAAATGCTTCTG ATGCTGTGAGGGAAGCAATTGAAACAATGAGGGGGAACAATGTAAATTCCTTCATACTGGACCTCCGTGATAATAG TGGCGGCCTGTTTCCTGAAGGAGTAGAAATTGCTAAAATTTG GTTGGACAAAGGTGTGATCGTATACATCTGTGATAGTCAAGGAGTTAGAGATATATACGAGACAGATGGAAGCAATGCAACAGCATCCTCAGAACCCCTAGTTGTGCTG GTCAACAAAGGAACTGCAAGTGCAAGTGAAATTCTAGCCGGTGCTTTCAAGGACAACAAGCGCGCCGTCCTCATTGGAGAACCTACATATGGAAAAGG TAAAATTCAGTCAGTTTTTGAGCTCTCTGATGGTTCTGGCTTGGCTATAACTGTTGCCCGTTACGAAACACCTGCCCACATAGATATTGATAAG GTTGGGATAATTCCAGACCGGACTCTACCTGTTTCATTTCCTAATGACGAAGATAGTTTCTGCGGCTGCCTTCAAGATCCTGCATCTGCTTGCTACTTGAACAAGGTCGAGCTATTCTCTAGATGA
- the LOC121796025 gene encoding carboxyl-terminal-processing peptidase 2, chloroplastic-like isoform X1 → MEVILGSSAAFAAAPVCYSCRNPTAYSSEVLLLNYFPVKNSGSWYLKSKEQNSAICFSSQSPDQSKAFKNFPRSFWWRNKRLALHCSFFGLKTECIPRLRKISISLQKEVKRVETLNNIIPSFSLHLIVGVMLFIALGVTVTKTPSWALTEENLLFLEAWRAVDRAYVDKTFNGQSWFRYRENALRTEPMNTREETYAAIRKMVATLDDPFTRFLEPKKFKSLRSGTRSTVTGVGLSIGYPKKDTSDSGLVVISAAPGGPAFKAGVLSGDFILAIDDSSTESMEIYDAAERLQGPEGSKVELAVRHGSETRHLSLIREKVLLNPVKSRVCRPAGLGEDGPLVGYIKLTSFTQNASDAVREAIETMRGNNVNSFILDLRDNSGGLFPEGVEIAKIWLDKGVIVYICDSQGVRDIYETDGSNATASSEPLVVLVNKGTASASEILAGAFKDNKRAVLIGEPTYGKGKIQSVFELSDGSGLAITVARYETPAHIDIDKVGIIPDRTLPVSFPNDEDSFCGCLQDPASACYLNKVELFSR, encoded by the exons ATGGAAGTGATTTTGGGAAGCTCCGCCGCTTTTGCCGCCGCTCCCGTCTGCTATTCTTGCAGAAATCCCACTGCTTACTCTTCCGAG GTGCTTCTCTTGAACTATTTTCCTGTAAAGAATAGTGGAAGCTGGTATTTGAAGAGTAAAGAGCAAAATTCTGCAATTTGTTTCTCATCTCAGTCTCCTGATCAGAGCAAAGCATTCAAGAATTTTCCCCGGTCGTTTTGGTGGCGCAATAAGAGACTTGCACTACATTGTAGTTTCTTTGGCCTCAAGACTGAATGTATTCCCAGGCTCAGGAAAATTTCCATCAGCCTACAGAAAGAAGTGAAACGCGTAGAAACACTTAACAATATCATTCCTTcgttttctctccatcttatAGTTGGAGTGATGCTTTTCATTGCATTAGGTGTCACAGTCACCAAAACTCCGTCAT GGGCCCTTACTGAAGAAAATCTTCTATTTTTGGAAGCATGGAGAGCAGTAGACCGTGCCTATGTCGATAAAACTTTCAATGGGCAGAGTTGGTTTAGGTATAGAGAAAACGCACTGCGCACTGAACCTATGAACACAAGAGAAGAGACTT ATGCTGCTATAAGGAAGATGGTTGCTACTCTAGATGATCCTTTTACTAGGTTCTTGGAGCCTAAAAAGTTTAAGAGTCTGCGG TCAGGAACACGGAGTACTGTTACTGGAGTCGGGCTATCTATAGGGTACCCTAAGAAAGATACATCGGATTCTGGACTAGTGGTTATTTCAGCTGCTCCAGGAGGTCCTGCATTCAAGGCCGGAGTTCTATCGGGGGATTTTATTCTTGCAATAGATGATTCTAGTACAGAAAGCATGGAAATATATGACGCTGCTGAGCGCTTGCA GGGACCAGAAGGAAGTAAAGTGGAGTTAGCTGTACGCCATGGTTCTGAGACAAGGCACCTATCTTTAAT ACGAGAGAAAGTTTTATTAAATCCAGTGAAGTCCCGAGTATGCAGACCTGCTGGTTTGGGAGAGGATGGTCCTCTGGTTGGATATAtaaaacttacatcattcacccaAAATGCTTCTG ATGCTGTGAGGGAAGCAATTGAAACAATGAGGGGGAACAATGTAAATTCCTTCATACTGGACCTCCGTGATAATAG TGGCGGCCTGTTTCCTGAAGGAGTAGAAATTGCTAAAATTTG GTTGGACAAAGGTGTGATCGTATACATCTGTGATAGTCAAGGAGTTAGAGATATATACGAGACAGATGGAAGCAATGCAACAGCATCCTCAGAACCCCTAGTTGTGCTG GTCAACAAAGGAACTGCAAGTGCAAGTGAAATTCTAGCCGGTGCTTTCAAGGACAACAAGCGCGCCGTCCTCATTGGAGAACCTACATATGGAAAAGG TAAAATTCAGTCAGTTTTTGAGCTCTCTGATGGTTCTGGCTTGGCTATAACTGTTGCCCGTTACGAAACACCTGCCCACATAGATATTGATAAG GTTGGGATAATTCCAGACCGGACTCTACCTGTTTCATTTCCTAATGACGAAGATAGTTTCTGCGGCTGCCTTCAAGATCCTGCATCTGCTTGCTACTTGAACAAGGTCGAGCTATTCTCTAGATGA
- the LOC121796025 gene encoding carboxyl-terminal-processing peptidase 2, chloroplastic-like isoform X6 has product MQFEILRCLQSKAFKNFPRSFWWRNKRLALHCSFFGLKTECIPRLRKISISLQKEVKRVETLNNIIPSFSLHLIVGVMLFIALGVTVTKTPSWALTEENLLFLEAWRAVDRAYVDKTFNGQSWFRYRENALRTEPMNTREETYAAIRKMVATLDDPFTRFLEPKKFKSLRSGTRSTVTGVGLSIGYPKKDTSDSGLVVISAAPGGPAFKAGVLSGDFILAIDDSSTESMEIYDAAERLQGPEGSKVELAVRHGSETRHLSLIREKVLLNPVKSRVCRPAGLGEDGPLVGYIKLTSFTQNASDAVREAIETMRGNNVNSFILDLRDNSGGLFPEGVEIAKIWLDKGVIVYICDSQGVRDIYETDGSNATASSEPLVVLVNKGTASASEILAGAFKDNKRAVLIGEPTYGKGKIQSVFELSDGSGLAITVARYETPAHIDIDKVGIIPDRTLPVSFPNDEDSFCGCLQDPASACYLNKVELFSR; this is encoded by the exons ATGCAATTCGAGATTCT TCGATGCCTTCAG AGCAAAGCATTCAAGAATTTTCCCCGGTCGTTTTGGTGGCGCAATAAGAGACTTGCACTACATTGTAGTTTCTTTGGCCTCAAGACTGAATGTATTCCCAGGCTCAGGAAAATTTCCATCAGCCTACAGAAAGAAGTGAAACGCGTAGAAACACTTAACAATATCATTCCTTcgttttctctccatcttatAGTTGGAGTGATGCTTTTCATTGCATTAGGTGTCACAGTCACCAAAACTCCGTCAT GGGCCCTTACTGAAGAAAATCTTCTATTTTTGGAAGCATGGAGAGCAGTAGACCGTGCCTATGTCGATAAAACTTTCAATGGGCAGAGTTGGTTTAGGTATAGAGAAAACGCACTGCGCACTGAACCTATGAACACAAGAGAAGAGACTT ATGCTGCTATAAGGAAGATGGTTGCTACTCTAGATGATCCTTTTACTAGGTTCTTGGAGCCTAAAAAGTTTAAGAGTCTGCGG TCAGGAACACGGAGTACTGTTACTGGAGTCGGGCTATCTATAGGGTACCCTAAGAAAGATACATCGGATTCTGGACTAGTGGTTATTTCAGCTGCTCCAGGAGGTCCTGCATTCAAGGCCGGAGTTCTATCGGGGGATTTTATTCTTGCAATAGATGATTCTAGTACAGAAAGCATGGAAATATATGACGCTGCTGAGCGCTTGCA GGGACCAGAAGGAAGTAAAGTGGAGTTAGCTGTACGCCATGGTTCTGAGACAAGGCACCTATCTTTAAT ACGAGAGAAAGTTTTATTAAATCCAGTGAAGTCCCGAGTATGCAGACCTGCTGGTTTGGGAGAGGATGGTCCTCTGGTTGGATATAtaaaacttacatcattcacccaAAATGCTTCTG ATGCTGTGAGGGAAGCAATTGAAACAATGAGGGGGAACAATGTAAATTCCTTCATACTGGACCTCCGTGATAATAG TGGCGGCCTGTTTCCTGAAGGAGTAGAAATTGCTAAAATTTG GTTGGACAAAGGTGTGATCGTATACATCTGTGATAGTCAAGGAGTTAGAGATATATACGAGACAGATGGAAGCAATGCAACAGCATCCTCAGAACCCCTAGTTGTGCTG GTCAACAAAGGAACTGCAAGTGCAAGTGAAATTCTAGCCGGTGCTTTCAAGGACAACAAGCGCGCCGTCCTCATTGGAGAACCTACATATGGAAAAGG TAAAATTCAGTCAGTTTTTGAGCTCTCTGATGGTTCTGGCTTGGCTATAACTGTTGCCCGTTACGAAACACCTGCCCACATAGATATTGATAAG GTTGGGATAATTCCAGACCGGACTCTACCTGTTTCATTTCCTAATGACGAAGATAGTTTCTGCGGCTGCCTTCAAGATCCTGCATCTGCTTGCTACTTGAACAAGGTCGAGCTATTCTCTAGATGA
- the LOC121796025 gene encoding carboxyl-terminal-processing peptidase 2, chloroplastic-like isoform X2: protein MQFEILRCLQVLLLNYFPVKNSGSWYLKSKEQNSAICFSSQSPDQSKAFKNFPRSFWWRNKRLALHCSFFGLKTECIPRLRKISISLQKEVKRVETLNNIIPSFSLHLIVGVMLFIALGVTVTKTPSWALTEENLLFLEAWRAVDRAYVDKTFNGQSWFRYRENALRTEPMNTREETYAAIRKMVATLDDPFTRFLEPKKFKSLRSGTRSTVTGVGLSIGYPKKDTSDSGLVVISAAPGGPAFKAGVLSGDFILAIDDSSTESMEIYDAAERLQGPEGSKVELAVRHGSETRHLSLIREKVLLNPVKSRVCRPAGLGEDGPLVGYIKLTSFTQNASDAVREAIETMRGNNVNSFILDLRDNSGGLFPEGVEIAKIWLDKGVIVYICDSQGVRDIYETDGSNATASSEPLVVLVNKGTASASEILAGAFKDNKRAVLIGEPTYGKGKIQSVFELSDGSGLAITVARYETPAHIDIDKVGIIPDRTLPVSFPNDEDSFCGCLQDPASACYLNKVELFSR, encoded by the exons ATGCAATTCGAGATTCT TCGATGCCTTCAGGTGCTTCTCTTGAACTATTTTCCTGTAAAGAATAGTGGAAGCTGGTATTTGAAGAGTAAAGAGCAAAATTCTGCAATTTGTTTCTCATCTCAGTCTCCTGATCAGAGCAAAGCATTCAAGAATTTTCCCCGGTCGTTTTGGTGGCGCAATAAGAGACTTGCACTACATTGTAGTTTCTTTGGCCTCAAGACTGAATGTATTCCCAGGCTCAGGAAAATTTCCATCAGCCTACAGAAAGAAGTGAAACGCGTAGAAACACTTAACAATATCATTCCTTcgttttctctccatcttatAGTTGGAGTGATGCTTTTCATTGCATTAGGTGTCACAGTCACCAAAACTCCGTCAT GGGCCCTTACTGAAGAAAATCTTCTATTTTTGGAAGCATGGAGAGCAGTAGACCGTGCCTATGTCGATAAAACTTTCAATGGGCAGAGTTGGTTTAGGTATAGAGAAAACGCACTGCGCACTGAACCTATGAACACAAGAGAAGAGACTT ATGCTGCTATAAGGAAGATGGTTGCTACTCTAGATGATCCTTTTACTAGGTTCTTGGAGCCTAAAAAGTTTAAGAGTCTGCGG TCAGGAACACGGAGTACTGTTACTGGAGTCGGGCTATCTATAGGGTACCCTAAGAAAGATACATCGGATTCTGGACTAGTGGTTATTTCAGCTGCTCCAGGAGGTCCTGCATTCAAGGCCGGAGTTCTATCGGGGGATTTTATTCTTGCAATAGATGATTCTAGTACAGAAAGCATGGAAATATATGACGCTGCTGAGCGCTTGCA GGGACCAGAAGGAAGTAAAGTGGAGTTAGCTGTACGCCATGGTTCTGAGACAAGGCACCTATCTTTAAT ACGAGAGAAAGTTTTATTAAATCCAGTGAAGTCCCGAGTATGCAGACCTGCTGGTTTGGGAGAGGATGGTCCTCTGGTTGGATATAtaaaacttacatcattcacccaAAATGCTTCTG ATGCTGTGAGGGAAGCAATTGAAACAATGAGGGGGAACAATGTAAATTCCTTCATACTGGACCTCCGTGATAATAG TGGCGGCCTGTTTCCTGAAGGAGTAGAAATTGCTAAAATTTG GTTGGACAAAGGTGTGATCGTATACATCTGTGATAGTCAAGGAGTTAGAGATATATACGAGACAGATGGAAGCAATGCAACAGCATCCTCAGAACCCCTAGTTGTGCTG GTCAACAAAGGAACTGCAAGTGCAAGTGAAATTCTAGCCGGTGCTTTCAAGGACAACAAGCGCGCCGTCCTCATTGGAGAACCTACATATGGAAAAGG TAAAATTCAGTCAGTTTTTGAGCTCTCTGATGGTTCTGGCTTGGCTATAACTGTTGCCCGTTACGAAACACCTGCCCACATAGATATTGATAAG GTTGGGATAATTCCAGACCGGACTCTACCTGTTTCATTTCCTAATGACGAAGATAGTTTCTGCGGCTGCCTTCAAGATCCTGCATCTGCTTGCTACTTGAACAAGGTCGAGCTATTCTCTAGATGA
- the LOC121796025 gene encoding carboxyl-terminal-processing peptidase 2, chloroplastic-like isoform X4: MEVILGSSAAFAAAPVCYSCRNPTAYSSESKAFKNFPRSFWWRNKRLALHCSFFGLKTECIPRLRKISISLQKEVKRVETLNNIIPSFSLHLIVGVMLFIALGVTVTKTPSWALTEENLLFLEAWRAVDRAYVDKTFNGQSWFRYRENALRTEPMNTREETYAAIRKMVATLDDPFTRFLEPKKFKSLRSGTRSTVTGVGLSIGYPKKDTSDSGLVVISAAPGGPAFKAGVLSGDFILAIDDSSTESMEIYDAAERLQGPEGSKVELAVRHGSETRHLSLIREKVLLNPVKSRVCRPAGLGEDGPLVGYIKLTSFTQNASDAVREAIETMRGNNVNSFILDLRDNSGGLFPEGVEIAKIWLDKGVIVYICDSQGVRDIYETDGSNATASSEPLVVLVNKGTASASEILAGAFKDNKRAVLIGEPTYGKGKIQSVFELSDGSGLAITVARYETPAHIDIDKVGIIPDRTLPVSFPNDEDSFCGCLQDPASACYLNKVELFSR, encoded by the exons ATGGAAGTGATTTTGGGAAGCTCCGCCGCTTTTGCCGCCGCTCCCGTCTGCTATTCTTGCAGAAATCCCACTGCTTACTCTTCCGAG AGCAAAGCATTCAAGAATTTTCCCCGGTCGTTTTGGTGGCGCAATAAGAGACTTGCACTACATTGTAGTTTCTTTGGCCTCAAGACTGAATGTATTCCCAGGCTCAGGAAAATTTCCATCAGCCTACAGAAAGAAGTGAAACGCGTAGAAACACTTAACAATATCATTCCTTcgttttctctccatcttatAGTTGGAGTGATGCTTTTCATTGCATTAGGTGTCACAGTCACCAAAACTCCGTCAT GGGCCCTTACTGAAGAAAATCTTCTATTTTTGGAAGCATGGAGAGCAGTAGACCGTGCCTATGTCGATAAAACTTTCAATGGGCAGAGTTGGTTTAGGTATAGAGAAAACGCACTGCGCACTGAACCTATGAACACAAGAGAAGAGACTT ATGCTGCTATAAGGAAGATGGTTGCTACTCTAGATGATCCTTTTACTAGGTTCTTGGAGCCTAAAAAGTTTAAGAGTCTGCGG TCAGGAACACGGAGTACTGTTACTGGAGTCGGGCTATCTATAGGGTACCCTAAGAAAGATACATCGGATTCTGGACTAGTGGTTATTTCAGCTGCTCCAGGAGGTCCTGCATTCAAGGCCGGAGTTCTATCGGGGGATTTTATTCTTGCAATAGATGATTCTAGTACAGAAAGCATGGAAATATATGACGCTGCTGAGCGCTTGCA GGGACCAGAAGGAAGTAAAGTGGAGTTAGCTGTACGCCATGGTTCTGAGACAAGGCACCTATCTTTAAT ACGAGAGAAAGTTTTATTAAATCCAGTGAAGTCCCGAGTATGCAGACCTGCTGGTTTGGGAGAGGATGGTCCTCTGGTTGGATATAtaaaacttacatcattcacccaAAATGCTTCTG ATGCTGTGAGGGAAGCAATTGAAACAATGAGGGGGAACAATGTAAATTCCTTCATACTGGACCTCCGTGATAATAG TGGCGGCCTGTTTCCTGAAGGAGTAGAAATTGCTAAAATTTG GTTGGACAAAGGTGTGATCGTATACATCTGTGATAGTCAAGGAGTTAGAGATATATACGAGACAGATGGAAGCAATGCAACAGCATCCTCAGAACCCCTAGTTGTGCTG GTCAACAAAGGAACTGCAAGTGCAAGTGAAATTCTAGCCGGTGCTTTCAAGGACAACAAGCGCGCCGTCCTCATTGGAGAACCTACATATGGAAAAGG TAAAATTCAGTCAGTTTTTGAGCTCTCTGATGGTTCTGGCTTGGCTATAACTGTTGCCCGTTACGAAACACCTGCCCACATAGATATTGATAAG GTTGGGATAATTCCAGACCGGACTCTACCTGTTTCATTTCCTAATGACGAAGATAGTTTCTGCGGCTGCCTTCAAGATCCTGCATCTGCTTGCTACTTGAACAAGGTCGAGCTATTCTCTAGATGA